A window of Festucalex cinctus isolate MCC-2025b chromosome 6, RoL_Fcin_1.0, whole genome shotgun sequence contains these coding sequences:
- the LOC144020280 gene encoding uncharacterized protein LOC144020280, with product MSTTTSGSTTTSGSTASGSTTTTPFMSTTTSGSTTTSSSTTSGPATPAHSMSTTTSRSTASSMSATTSRSTATNPSMATTTLGSTTTSGSTASGSTTTVPSTSGSTAPSMSTTTSRSTTPNASMSTTTSGSTASISKTTTPFTSTTTSGSTTTSGSTASGSTTTVPSSSGSTAPSMSTITSRSTTPNPSMSTTTSGSTTASGSTASGFTTIASSMSTTTSGSTAPSMSTATSGSTTSGSTTTVPSMSTTPFMSTTTLGSTTTSGSTASRSTTTVPSMSTTTSGTTAPSMSTTTSGSTTPNSSMSTTTSGSTTTSGSTAPSMSTTTSGSTTTNASMSTTTSGSTTTSGSTASGSTTTTPFMSTTTSRSTTTSSSTTSGPATPAHSMSTTTSRSTASSMSATTSRSTATNPSMATTTLGSTTTSGSTASGSTTTVPSTSGSTAPSMSTTSSRSTTPNPSMSTTTSGSTASISKTTTPFTSTTTSGSTTTSGSTASGSTTTVPSTSGSTFPSMSTITSRSTTPNPLMSTTTSGSTTTSGSTASGFTTTTSSLSTTTSGSTAPSMSTATSGSTTSGSTTTVPSMSTTTSGSTAPSLSTKTSGSTTTSDSTASVSKTTTLFMSTTTLGSTTTSGSTASRSTTTVPSMSTTTSGTTAPSMSTTTSRSTTPNSSMSTTTSGSTTTSGSTAPSMSTTTSGSTTTNASMSTTTSGSTTTSGSTASGSTTTTPFMSTTTS from the coding sequence atgtccacaacaacttcgggatccacaacaacttctggtTCCACAGCTTCCGGGTCCACAACAACAACCCCTTTTATGTCCACAACAACCTCCGGATCCACAACAACCTCCAGTTCCACAACTTCTGGGCCAGCAACACCTGCCCAttccatgtccacaacaacaTCCAGGTCCACTGCCTCTTCCATGTCTGCAACAACTTCCAGGTCCACAGCAACTAACCCTTCTATGGCCACAACAACCTTgggatccacaacaacttccggttCCACAGCTTCTGGGTCCACAACAACTGTCCCTTCAACTTCTGGGTCCACTGCCCCTtctatgtccacaacaacttccaggTCCACTACACCTAACGCTtcgatgtccacaacaacttctggtTCCACAGCTTCCATATCCAAAACTACAACCCCTTTTACATCCACAACAACCTCtggatccacaacaacttccggttCCACAGCTTCTGGGTCCACAACAACTGTCCCTTCTAGTTCTGGGTCCACTGCCCCTTCTATGTCCACAATAACTTCCAGGTCCACTACACCTAACCCTtcgatgtccacaacaacttcgggATCCACAACAGCTTCTGGTTCCACAGCTTCCGGGTTCACAACTATTGCCTCTTCCATGTCGACCACAACTTCCGGGTCCACTGCCCCTTCCATGTCTACAGCAACTTCCGGGTCCACAACTTCCGGTTCCACAACAACTGTCCCTTCCATGTCGACAACCCCTTTTATGTCCACAACAACCTTgggatccacaacaacttccggttccacagcttcccggtccacaacaactgtcccttccatgtccacaacaacttctgggACCACAGCCCCTtctatgtccacaacaacttctgggTCCACTACACCTAACTCTtcgatgtccacaacaacttcgggatccacaacaacttctggttccactgccccttctatgtccacaacaacttccgggtCAACAACAACTAACGCttccatgtccacaacaacttcgggatccacaacaacttctggtTCCACAGCTTCCGGGTCCACAACAACAACCCCTTTTATGTCCACAACAACCTCCAGATCCACAACAACCTCCAGTTCCACAACTTCTGGGCCCGCAACACCTGCCCAttccatgtccacaacaacaTCCAGGTCCACTGCCTCTTCCATGTCTGCAACAACTTCCCGGTCCACAGCAACTAACCCTTCTATGGCCACAACAACCTTgggatccacaacaacttccggttCCACAGCTTCTGGGTCCACAACAACTGTCCCTTCTACTTCTGGGTCCACTGCCCCTTCTATGTCCACAACAAGTTCCCGGTCCACTACACCTAACCCTtcgatgtccacaacaacttctggtTCCACAGCTTCCATATCCAAAACTACAACCCCTTTTACATCCACAACAACCTCtggatccacaacaacttccggttCCACAGCTTCTGGGTCCACAACAACTGTCCCTTCTACTTCTGGGTCCACTTTCCCTTCTATGTCCACAATAACTTCCAGGTCCACTACACCTAACCCTTtgatgtccacaacaacttcgggatccacaacaacttctggtTCCACAGCTTCCGGGTTTACAACTACTACCTCTTCCCTGTCAACCACAACTTCAGGGTCCACTGCCCCTTCCATGTCTACAGCAACGTCCGGGTCCACAACTTCTGGTTCCACAACAACTGTCCCttccatgtccacaacaacttctgggTCCACTGCCCCTTCTTTGTCCACAAAAACTTCgggatccacaacaacttctgatTCCACAGCTTCCGTATCCAAAACGACAACCCTTTTTATGTCCACAACAACCTTgggatccacaacaacttccggttccacagcttcccggtccacaacaactgtcccttccatgtccacaacaacttctgggaccactgccccttctatgtccacaacaacttcccgGTCCACTACACCTAACTCTtcgatgtccacaacaacttcgggatccacaacaacttctggttccactgccccttctatgtccacaacaacttccgggtCAACAACAACTAACGCttccatgtccacaacaacttcgggatccacaacaacttctggtTCCACAGCTTCCGGGTCCACAACAACAACCCCTTTTATGTCCACAACAACCTCC
- the LOC144020275 gene encoding uncharacterized protein LOC144020275: protein MSTTTSGSTTTSGSTTSGFTTTASSMSTTTSGSTAPSMSTATSGSTTSGSKTTVPSMSTTTSWSTAPSMSTTTSGSTTSDSTTTVTSMSTTTSGSTAPSLTTKTSGSTTTSDSTASVSKTTTHFMATTTLGSTTTSGSTASRSTTTSGSTTTSGSTTSGFTTTASSMSTTTSGSTAPSMSTATSGSTTSGSKTTVPSMSTTTSWSTAPSMSTTTSGSTTSDSTTTVPSMSTTTSGSTAPSLSTKTSGSTTTSDSTASVSKTTTPFMSTTTLGSTTTSGSTGSRSTTTVPSMSTTTSGTTAPSMSTTTSGSTTPNSSMSTTTSGSTTTSGSTAPSMSTTTSGSTTTNASMSTTTSGSTTTSGSTASGSTTTTPFMSTTTSGSTTTSSSTTSGPATPAHSMSTTTSRSTASSMSATTSRSTATNPSMATTTLGSTTTSGSTASGSTTTVPSTSGSTAPSMSTTTSRSTTPNPSMSTTTSGSTASISKTTTPFTSTTTSGSTTTSGSTASGSTTTVPSTSGSTAPSMSTITSRSTTPNPSMSTTTSGSTTASGSTASGFTTTASSMSTTTSGSTAPSMSTATSGSTTSGSTTTVPSMSTTPFISTTTLGSTTTSGSTASRSTTTVPSMSTTTSGTTAPSMSTTTSGSTTPNSSMSTTTSGSTTTSGSTAPSMSTTTSGSTTTKASISTTTSGSTTTSGSTASGSTTTTPFMATTTSGSTTTSSSTTSGPATPARSMSTTTSRSTASSMSATTSSFCVHNNCPFYFWVHCPFYVHNNFQVHYT, encoded by the exons atgtccacaacaacttccgggtccacaacaacttccggttCCACAACTTCCGGGTTCACAACTACTGCCTCTTCCATGTCCACCACAACTTCCGGGTCCACTGCCCCTTCCATGTCTACAGCAACATCCGGGTCCACAACTTCTGGTTCCAAAACAACTGTCCCttccatgtccacaacaacttcttgGTCCACTGCCCCTTCTATGTCCACAACAACCTCCGGGTCCACAACTTCTGATTCCACAACAACTGTCACttccatgtccacaacaacttctgggtccactgccccttctttgaccaccaaaacttcgggatccacaacaacttctgatTCCACAGCTTCCGTATCCAAAACGACAACCCATTTTATGGCCACAACAACCTTgggatccacaacaacttccggttccacagcttcccggtccacaacaacttctgggtccacaacaacttccggttCCACAACTTCCGGGTTCACAACTACTGCCTCTTCCATGTCCACCACAACTTCCGGGTCCACTGCCCCTTCCATGTCTACAGCAACATCCGGGTCCACAACTTCTGGTTCCAAAACAACTGTCCCttccatgtccacaacaacttcttgGTCCACTGCCCCTTCTATGTCCACAACAACCTCCGGGTCCACAACTTCTGATTCCACAACAACTGTCCCttccatgtccacaacaacttctgggTCCACTGCCCCTTCTTTGTCCACAAAAACTTCgggatccacaacaacttctgatTCCACAGCTTCCGTATCCAAAACGACAACCCCTTTTATGTCCACAACAACCTTgggatccacaacaacttccggttCCACAGGTTCCCGGTCCACAACAACTGTCCCttccatgtccacaacaacttctgggaccactgccccttctatgtccacaacaacttccgggtCCACTACACCTAACTCTtcgatgtccacaacaacttcgggatccacaacaacttctggtTCCACTGCCCCTTCTATGTCCACAACAACCTCCGGGTCAACAACAACTAACGCttccatgtccacaacaacttcgggatccacaacaacttctggtTCCACAGCTTCCGGGTCCACAACAACAACCCCTTTTATGTCCACAACAACCTCCGGATCCACAACAACCTCCAGTTCCACAACTTCTGGGCCCGCAACACCTGCCCAttccatgtccacaacaacaTCCAGGTCCACTGCCTCTTCCATGTCTGCAACAACTTCCAGGTCCACAGCAACTAACCCTTCTATGGCCACAACAACCTTgggatccacaacaacttccggttCCACAGCTTCTGGGTCCACAACAACTGTCCCTTCTACTTCTGGGTCCACTGCCCCTtctatgtccacaacaacttccaggTCCACTACACCTAACCCTtcgatgtccacaacaacttctggtTCCACAGCTTCCATATCCAAAACTACAACCCCTTTTACATCCACAACAACCTCtggatccacaacaacttccggttCCACAGCTTCTGGGTCCACAACAACTGTCCCTTCTACTTCTGGGTCCACTGCCCCTTCTATGTCCACAATAACTTCCAGGTCCACTACACCTAACCCTtcgatgtccacaacaacttcgggATCCACAACAGCTTCTGGTTCCACAGCTTCCGGGTTCACAACTACTGCCTCTTCCATGTCGACCACAACTTCCGGGTCCACTGCCCCTTCCATGTCTACAGCAACATCCGGGTCCACAACTTCTGGTTCCACAACAACTGTCCCTTCCATGTCGACAACCCCTTTTATATCCACAACAACCTTgggatccacaacaacttccggttccacagcttcccggtccacaacaactgtcccttccatgtccacaacaacttctgggaccactgccccttctatgtccacaacaacttccgggtCCACTACACCTAACTCTtcgatgtccacaacaacttcgggatccacaacaacttctggttccactgccccttctatgtccacaacaacttccgggtCAACAACAACTAAAGCTTCCATCTCCACAACAACTTCgggatccacaacaacttctggtTCCACAGCTTCCGGGTCCACAACAACAACCCCTTTTATGGCCACAACAACCTCCGGATCCACAACAACCTCCAGTTCCACAACTTCTGGGCCCGCAACACCTGCCCGttccatgtccacaacaacaTCCAGGTCCACTGCCTCTTCCATGTCTGCAACAACTTCCAG CTTCTGCGTCCACAACAACTGTCCCTTCTACTTCTGGGTCCACTGCCCCTtctatgtccacaacaacttccaggTCCACTACACCTAA